The following coding sequences lie in one Phycisphaerae bacterium genomic window:
- the argB gene encoding acetylglutamate kinase: protein MQEAIGKASVLVEALPYIQGYLDKIIVVKLGGSVMDDLTAERELLRDVVFLRSVGMQPIIVHGGGKEISKAMDDAGLEPTFVQGLRYTDDRTLAIAEQVLCARINKRLVDALIKMGVDAIGLHSLTTCVLFAEQLFLQGEENRRIDVGYVGKVEQVNAKVLRLLCQAGTVPVIAPIARDFAGGKLNVNADTAAGHVAAAVKAEKLVMVSDTHGIRREKDNPDSFCHSLNKAEIGELMAEKIIDKGMIPKVEACLRALEAGTRKAHIIDGRIPHSLLLEIFTDKGIGTQILQS, encoded by the coding sequence ATGCAAGAAGCAATCGGGAAAGCATCGGTCCTGGTCGAGGCCCTGCCCTACATTCAGGGCTACCTGGACAAGATCATCGTGGTCAAGCTCGGCGGCTCGGTTATGGACGATCTGACCGCGGAACGGGAGTTACTGCGCGACGTGGTTTTCCTGCGTAGTGTCGGGATGCAGCCGATCATCGTCCACGGCGGCGGGAAGGAGATATCCAAGGCCATGGACGACGCAGGCCTCGAGCCCACCTTTGTTCAAGGTCTCCGCTACACGGACGACCGCACGCTGGCCATTGCTGAGCAGGTGCTCTGCGCCCGGATCAACAAGCGCTTGGTGGATGCCTTGATCAAGATGGGCGTGGACGCGATTGGCCTGCACAGCCTGACCACGTGCGTTCTGTTCGCCGAGCAGTTGTTCTTGCAGGGTGAGGAGAACCGCCGGATTGACGTGGGCTATGTCGGCAAGGTCGAGCAGGTCAACGCGAAGGTGCTCCGGCTTTTATGCCAAGCGGGTACCGTACCGGTCATCGCTCCGATTGCCCGGGATTTCGCGGGGGGCAAGCTCAACGTCAACGCGGACACGGCCGCCGGGCATGTGGCCGCCGCGGTCAAAGCCGAGAAGCTGGTCATGGTGTCGGACACCCACGGCATCCGGCGTGAGAAGGACAACCCCGACTCGTTCTGCCACTCGCTCAACAAGGCCGAGATCGGCGAACTGATGGCGGAGAAGATCATTGACAAAGGCATGATCCCGAAGGTCGAAGCGTGCCTGCGGGCGCTTGAGGCGGGGACGCGCAAAGCCCACATCATCGACGGGCGGATCCCTCACTCGCTGCTGCTGGAGATCTTCACCGACAAGGGCATCGGCACGCAAATCCTACAGTCGTGA
- a CDS encoding metallophosphoesterase family protein has protein sequence MGTSNAVICWATLSGEVILTPPAKNDTCFREYQVHSVVLRGLTPGTSYSYRVPGDAGAAGDCRFATVPKGEHPFSFCVISDTQNRDNKAHRSIVERLLADKPDMLFNVGDLVSDGRSFGDWEEFFRIQGPLLRSVPCYAVLGNHERDSSLYFQFFALPGIERYYSFNRGAAHFVVLDSPGGRMPDDNQSVTKADQDRFKERGKRYWRQQMEWFKNDLAGHGDAKYVFVFLHYPIYSLMASRKASTDELRERFGTVFQDHCVTAVFSGHDHHYHREVAGGVHFMDGGAGGGSARPVDAPIRPETVRYAAVESFTRVEIGPDRAKVRVTDVAGQVVDEFSLSPRPHSATKPE, from the coding sequence GTGGGCACCAGCAACGCGGTCATCTGCTGGGCCACCCTGAGCGGGGAAGTGATCCTCACACCGCCGGCGAAGAACGACACTTGCTTTCGGGAATACCAGGTGCACTCCGTCGTGCTGCGTGGTCTCACACCGGGAACCAGCTATTCCTACCGTGTGCCCGGAGATGCCGGAGCCGCCGGCGATTGCAGGTTTGCGACCGTCCCCAAGGGAGAGCACCCGTTCAGCTTCTGCGTGATCAGTGATACCCAGAATCGCGACAACAAAGCGCACCGGTCGATTGTCGAGCGTCTTCTTGCCGACAAACCTGACATGCTGTTCAACGTGGGTGATCTGGTGTCCGACGGCCGGAGCTTCGGCGATTGGGAGGAGTTCTTCCGAATACAGGGCCCTCTCCTGCGCAGCGTGCCCTGCTACGCCGTACTGGGCAATCACGAGCGCGACTCCTCCCTGTACTTCCAGTTTTTCGCTCTACCCGGCATTGAGCGGTACTACTCGTTCAACCGCGGGGCGGCGCACTTTGTCGTGCTGGACAGTCCCGGCGGGCGCATGCCGGACGACAACCAATCGGTCACCAAGGCCGATCAAGACCGCTTCAAGGAGCGCGGCAAACGGTACTGGCGGCAACAGATGGAGTGGTTCAAGAATGACCTGGCCGGGCACGGAGACGCGAAGTACGTTTTTGTTTTTCTTCACTACCCGATCTACAGCCTGATGGCTTCGCGAAAGGCATCGACCGATGAGTTGCGCGAGCGATTCGGCACGGTGTTCCAGGACCACTGTGTCACTGCGGTCTTCAGCGGTCACGATCACCACTATCACCGTGAGGTTGCAGGAGGCGTGCATTTCATGGACGGTGGGGCAGGAGGCGGGTCGGCGCGTCCCGTCGATGCTCCGATTCGGCCCGAGACCGTTAGGTATGCAGCCGTCGAGTCATTCACCCGGGTTGAGATCGGCCCTGATCGCGCGAAGGTCCGCGTCACCGATGTTGCGGGCCAGGTCGTGGACGAGTTCTCCTTATCACCCCGGCCGCATTCAGCGACCAAGCCGGAGTGA